A window from Branchiostoma lanceolatum isolate klBraLanc5 chromosome 9, klBraLanc5.hap2, whole genome shotgun sequence encodes these proteins:
- the LOC136441423 gene encoding uncharacterized protein produces the protein MLSLRRGYTAPYEIQAEVRQKAMADVSKSAQTIVKETMLANVDETKPNPELPKISNLIRMANRSREKLRPYMCDECTMHFKELSHLKKHMRTHTEKKH, from the exons atgctttcgctacgacggggttataccgccccttacgag ATTCAAGCAGAGGTGCGCCAGAAAGCAATGGCTGACGTCTCCAAGTCGGCACAAACAATTGTCAAAGAGACAATGTTGGCCAACGTGGACGAAACCAAACCCAATCCGGAGCTGCCCAAAATATCAAATCTG ATACGTATGGCCAACCGAAGCAGGGAAAAGCTGCGACCGTACATGTGTGATGAGTGCACCATGCACTTCAAAGAGCTATCAcatctaaagaaacacatgcggactcacacagagAAAAAACATTAG
- the LOC136442003 gene encoding zinc finger protein 569-like — MATRAVSQLKQEDGGNGQDRDSPYTHRCIECSKKSRYQGDLKRHLRIHTGEKPYRCEECKKPFTTSGELKRHTRTHTGERPHRCKQCGKSFITSCNLRSHMLTHTGEKLYVCENCNKGFRCLAQLKSHMRTHTGEKPYKCEECSRQFSNLSDLRKHMRTHTGEKPYRCEECSRQFSRLFALKRHIQKTHTGEKPHVYSLIMESRAKEEEKSDKSGESSTHMDQQYGVDESENCDKQKIEKQHTCEECNRHFNRAGNLKRHMKIHTGEKPHVCVVCNRQFSELINLKGHIRTHTGEKPYQCAECNRKFRHHGGLRSHMRTHTGERPYRCNECSRQFSELSILKAHIRTHTGEKPYKCKECSMQFSLQGPLTAHMRTHTGERPYGCGECGKQFITLTHLKRHMQTHTGEKPYKCDECSKQFSDLYSLKVHMRIHTGEKPYSCEQCSRQLRKLSGLKRHMLTHTCERL, encoded by the exons ATGGCGACCAGAGCTGTATCTCAACTGAAGCAAGAAGATGGAGGGAATGGACAAGATAGAGATTCTCCTTATACCCACCGGTGTATCGAGTGCAGCAAGAAGTCTCGTTACCAGGGTGATCTGAAGAGACACTTGCggattcacactggtgagaaaccgtaccgatgtgaggagtgcaaaaAGCCATTCACTACGTCTGGTGAGCTGAAGAGACACACgagaactcacactggtgagagaccacaCAGGTGTAAACAATGTGGCAAAAGTTTCATTACATCCTGTAACCTGAGGAGTCACATGCTgactcacactggggaaaaACTGTACGTGTGTGAAAATTGCAACAAAGGCTTCAGATGTTTAGCCCAGCTGAAaagtcacatgcggactcacacaggggaaaaaccttacaagtgtgaggagtgcagtaggCAGTTTAGTAACTTGAGCGATCTGAGGaaacacatgcgaactcacactggtgagaaaccctacagatgtgaggaatgcagcaggcagttcagtcgacTGTTTGCTCTTAAGAGACATATACAGAAgactcatactggtgagaaaccacaTGT CTATTCGCTCATCATGGAAAGCagagccaaagaagaagagaagtCGGACAAGTCCGGAGAATCTTCGACACACATGGATCAACAGTACGGAGTTGACGAGAGTGAAAACTGTGACAAACAGAAAATAGAGAAACAACACACATGTGAGGAGTGTAATAGGCATTTCAATAGGGCAGGCAATTTGAAGAGGCATATGAAGattcatactggtgagaaaccgcacgtgtgtgtggtgtgtaaCAGGCAGTTTAGTGAGCTGATTAATCTAAAGGGACACATCCGAACTCATACAGGCGAAAAGCCGTACCAATGCGCCGAGTGCAATCGAAAGTTCCGTCATCATGGCGGGCTGAGGtcacacatgcggactcacactggtgagagaccctaTCGATGTAATGAGTGTAGCAGGCAATTTTCTGAACTCAGTATTCTAAAGGCACATATAAGAACTCACACGGGcgagaaaccgtacaagtgtaAAGAGTGCAGCATGCAGTTCAGCCTGCAGGGTCCTCTGACAGCGCACATGCGGACGCACACAGGGGAAAGACCATACGGGTGTGGTGAGTGTGGCAAGCAGTTCATAACACTGACACATCTCAAAAGACACATGCAGACgcacacaggagaaaagccatacaagtgtgatgagtgcagcaagcagtttagTGATCTCTATTCTCTGAAAGTCCATATGAGaatccacactggtgagaaaccgtatagCTGTGagcagtgcagcaggcagttaaGGAAACTGTCCGGTCTGAAGAGGCACATGCTGACTCACACTTGTGAGAGACTCTAA
- the LOC136442004 gene encoding zinc finger protein 558-like produces MQFSLQGPLTAHMRTHTGERPYGCGECCKQFITLTHLKRHMQTHTGEKPYKCDECSKQFSDLFSLKVHMRIHTGEKPYSCEQCSMQFSKLSGLKRHMLTHACERL; encoded by the coding sequence ATGCAGTTCAGTCTGCAGGGTCCTCTGACAGCGCACATGCGGACGCACACGGGGGAAAGACCATACGGGTGTGGCGAGTGTTGCAAGCAGTTCATAACACTGACACATCTCAAAAGACACATGCAGACgcacacaggagaaaagccgtacaagtgtgatgagtgcagcaagcagtttagTGATCTCTTTTCTCTGAAAGTCCATATGAgaattcacactggtgagaaaccgtatagCTGTGAGCAGTGCAGTATGCAGTTCAGTAAGCTGTCCGGTCTGAAAAGGCACATGCTGACTCACGCTTGTGAGAGACTTTAA
- the LOC136442005 gene encoding gastrula zinc finger protein XlCGF49.1-like, producing the protein MESRAKKEEKPDKSGEGSTHMDQQYGVDESEKCDKHKVEKQYTCEECKRPFNRSGNLKRHMKIHTGEKPHVCKVCNRQFSELVTLKEHIRTHTVEKPYQCVECNRKFRQHGKLMLHMRTHTSNRPYRCEECSRQFSGLGILKAHIKTHTGEKPFKCKE; encoded by the coding sequence ATGGAAAGCAGAGCCAAAAAAGAAGAGAAGCCGGACAAGTCGGGAGAAGGTTCGACACACATGGATCAACAGTACGGAGTAGACGAGAGTGAAAAATGTGACAAGCACAAAGTAGAGAAACAATACACATGTGAGGAGTGTAAAAGACCCTTCAATAGGTCGGGCAATCTGAAGAGGCATATGAagattcacactggtgagaaaccgcaTGTGTGTAAGGTGTGCAACAGGCAGTTTAGTGAGCTGGTTACTCTAAAGGAACACATCCGAACTCACACAGTTGAAAAGCCTTACCAATGCGTAGAGTGCAATCGAAAGTTCCGTCAACATGGCAAGCTAATGttacacatgcggactcacactagTAACAGGCCCTaccggtgtgaggagtgtagcaggcaatTTTCTGGACTCGGTATTCTGAAGGCGCATATAAAAACTCACACGGGCGAGAAACCGTTCAAGTGTAAAGAGTGA
- the LOC136442006 gene encoding zinc finger protein ZFP2-like, whose protein sequence is MDSRAKEEEKSDKSGESSTHMDQQYGVDDSENCDKQKIEKQYTCEECNRHFNRAGNLKRHMKIHTGEKPHVCEVCNRQFSQLVTLKEHIRTHTGEKPQHYLDSNRKFSQLGGLKLHMRTHSGERPYRCEECSRQFSGLGILKALIRTHTGEKPYKCKECGMQLSLQGPLIVHMRTHTGERPYGCGECGKQFIAKTNLNSHMPTHTREKPYTCDECSKQFKDLSTLKSHLRTHTGEKAYKKYGVQQVVR, encoded by the coding sequence ATGGATAGCagagccaaagaagaagagaagtCTGACAAGTCGGGAGAAAGTTCGACACACATGGATCAACAGTACGGAGTTGACGATAGTGAAAACTGTGACAAACAGAAAATAGAGAAACAATACACATGTGAGGAGTGTAATAGGCACTTCAATAGGGCGGGCAATCTAAAGAGGCATATGAagattcacactggtgagaaaccgcacGTGTGTGAGGTGTGCAACAGGCAGTTTAGTCAGCTGGTTACTCTAAAGGAACACAtccgaactcacacaggtgagaagccgcAGCATTACCTAGACTCCAATCGAAAGTTCAGTCAATTGGGCGGATTGAAGttacacatgcggactcacagtGGTGAGAGACCATAccgatgtgaggagtgtagcaggcaatTTTCTGGACTCGGTATTCTGAAGGCGCTTATAAGAACTCACACGGGcgagaaaccatacaagtgtaAAGAGTGCGGCATGCAGTTAAGCCTACAGGGTCCTCTGATAGTGCACATGCGGACACACACCGGGGAGAGACCGTACGGGTGTGGAGAGTGTGGCAAGCAGTTCATTGCAAAGACAAATCTCAATAGTCACATGCCGACTCACACTCGTGAAAAACCGTACACTTGTGatgagtgcagcaagcagttcaaaGACCTATCAACTCTCAAGAGTCATCTGcgaactcatactggtgaaaagGCTTACAAAAAGTATGGCGTGCAGCAAGTAGTTCGGTAA